One part of the Nymphaea colorata isolate Beijing-Zhang1983 chromosome 8, ASM883128v2, whole genome shotgun sequence genome encodes these proteins:
- the LOC116259597 gene encoding protein PLANT CADMIUM RESISTANCE 6-like yields MTKRPKAGLRKWDVPSNRPPPTGAAAEAPPQHPQKGAPQQCPPAAGPYAADQISPYPYPSAPPLQQHLQAPAFHPQAQSHPLPQPSHAQFQAIPFPPLQPPSYPSFPPQPPQSYQYTPAAYPPSAQQQFNQHSSPVQGTPLQGAPYVQAPPARYGRWTTGLFGCFEDPANALMTICFPCLPFGQVAEILDNGQTSCATSAMLYILIACCCGVPCILSCTYRTKLRGKYGLPASPAPDYIVHCLCDYCAICQAYRELKNRGLDPSIGWHSNMARKVQQQQMATMAPPVNQTMSV; encoded by the exons ATGACCAAG AGACCCAAAGCGGGTTTGAGGAAATGGGACGTCCCAAGCAACAGACCACCACCAACCGGTGCTGCCGCCGAAGCCCCTCCACAGCACCCCCAGAAGGGAGCGCCTCAGCAATGCCCACCAGCGGCCGGCCCTTATGCGGCAGACCAGATAAGCCCATACCCATACCCATCCGCTCCGCCTCTGCAGCAGCACCTTCAGGCTCCGGCCTTTCACCCACAGGCCCAGTCTCATCCTCTACCCCAGCCCAGCCATGCCCAGTTCCAAGCTATTCCTTTCCCACCGCTGCAACCACCAAGCTACCCCAGCTTCCCGCCACAGCCTCCTCAATCTTACCAATATACTCCGGCAGCCTACCCTCCCTCCGCTCAGCAACAGTTCAACCAGCACTCTTCGCCGGTGCAAGGGACACCGCTGCAAGGGGCACCATATGTGCAGGCACCACCAGCTCGGTATGGTAGGTGGACGACGGGTCTCTTCGGTTGCTTCGAAGATCCTGCCAACG CTTTAATGACCATTTGCTTCCCTTGCCTGCCGTTTGGACAAGTAGCAGAGATATTAGACAATggacaaactt CATGTGCTACCAGCGCAATGTTGTACATTCTCATTGCCTGTTGCTGTGGCGTCCCATGCATACTGTCCTGCACTTACAGAACAAAGCTGCGAGGCAAGTATGGTCTCCCGGCGTCTCCTGCTCCTGACTATATTGTTCACTGTCTTTGCGATTATTGTGCTATCTGCCAAGCGTACAGGGAACTCAAGAACAGAGGCCTCGATCCTAGTATTG GTTGGCATTCTAATATGGCGCGGAAAGTTCAACAGCAACAGATGGCGACAATGGCTCCTCCTGTAAATCAAACCATGAGTGTTTGA
- the LOC116258904 gene encoding transcription factor TGA2.2-like gives MQSFASSPGSLAMDAQTSRMHSRVSDLGDIQQATGFCLQDAMNLARSPIFTAKSRGQAVNPGALQITNPLDTGSAEKRVPSGQHSSSQKGLQTNSSALALVNGSLENWGESGVASASPPTDTSTDVDTDDKNQSSEGGQNRAVVTVDSSDRSKEKTADQKTLRRLAQNREAARKSRLRKKAYVQQLESSRLKLSQLEQELQRARQQGIFIAGGCAGDQSHSVGGNGALAFDLEYARWLDENQRQINDLRAAVNAHVGDNELRLLVDAVMAQYDDLFRIKGVGAKADVFHMLSGMWKTPAERCFMWLGGFRSSELLKILAQHLEPLTEQQLVGICNLQQSSQQAEDALSQGMEALQQSLSETLASGTLGPSGSSDNVANYMGQMATAMGKLGTLESFLRQADHLRLQTLQQMHRILTTRQAARALLSISDYFSRLRALSSLWLARPRE, from the exons ATGCAGAGCTTTGCGTCTTCTCCGGGCTCCCTGGCAAT GGATGCGCAAACCAGCCGTATGCACTCTAGGGTTTCCGATCTTGGAGACATTCAGCAGGCCACCGGATTCTGCCTCCAGGACGCCATGAACCTTGCTCGAA GTCCCATATTTACTGCTAAATCCCGCGGACAGGCAGTTAATCCCGGCGCGTTGCAG ATAACCAATCCATTGGATACGGGCTCTGCGGAGAAAAGGGTACCCAGTGGGCAGCACTCTTCTTCCCAGAAGGGTCTGCAGACGAACTCTTCTGCTCTAGCTCTGGTGAATGGTTCTTTAGAGAATTGGGGGGAGTCTGGTGTGGCGTCTGCAAGTCCGCCGACGGATACTTCAACGGATGTCGATACCGATGACAAAAATCAATCG TCTGAAGGTGGTCAAAATCGAGCGGTGGTAACCGTGGACTCATCTGACAGATCAAAGGAGAAAACAGCTGATCAAAAG ACGCTGCGTCGGCTTGCTCAAAATCGTGAGGCTGCAAGAAAGAGCCGCTTGAGGAAAAAG GCTTACGTTCAGCAGTTGGAAAGTAGCCGGCTGAAGCTGAGTCAGCTTGAGCAGGAGCTTCAGAGGGCACGTCAGCAG GGAATCTTCATTGCAGGTGGTTGTGCAGGAGACCAAAGTCATTCAGTGGGTGGGAATG GTGCCCTGGCGTTTGATTTGGAGTATGCTAGATGGCTTGATGAAAATCAACGGCAGATAAATGACCTGAGAGCAGCTGTGAACGCTCATGTTGGTGATAATGAGCTGCGGCTTCTCGTGGATGCAGTTATGGCACAGTACGATGATCTGTTCAGGATCAAAGGCGTTGGTGCAAAAGCTGATGTTTTCCACATGCTTTCAGGTATGTGGAAGACCCCAGCTGAGAGGTGCTTCATGTGGTTGGGAGGTTTCCGATCTTCAGAGCTTTTGAAG ATCCTAGCACAACATCTTGAGCCTTTGACTGAGCAGCAGTTAGTCGGCATATGTAATCTTCAACAGTCTTCCCAGCAGGCTGAAGATGCATTGTCCCAAGGGATGGAAGCATTGCAGCAATCTCTTTCCGAGACGCTAGCATCTGGCACTCTGGGACCTTCCGGTTCATCCGACAATGTTGCCAATTACATGGGTCAAATGGCAACGGCTATGGGGAAGCTTGGTACACTTGAGAGCTTTCTTCGCCAG GCCGACCATCTCCGGTTGCAGACTTTGCAGCAGATGCACCGCATACTAACAACTCGTCAAGCGGCAAGGGCTCTGCTTTCTATAAGTGACTATTTCTCTCGCCTGCGTGCACTTAGTTCACTGTGGCTGGCACGTCCAAGGGAATAA
- the LOC116259143 gene encoding uncharacterized protein LOC116259143: MNTDITALAKPEYPVVDRNPPFTKTVANFNTLDYLRLLSITGVSVTVGYLSGIKPNIRGPSMFTGGLIGLMGGFMYAYQNSAGRLMGFFPNDEEVARYKKYNK, translated from the exons aTGAACACGGACATCACCGCGTTGGCCAAGCCGGAGTATCCGGTGGTGGATCGCAACCCTCCTTTCACGAAAACCGTGGCAAATTTCAACACCCTCGACTATCTCCGCCTTCTCTCAATCACCGGCGTCTCCGTCACAGTCGGATACCTTTCCG GGATCAAGCCTAATATCAGGGGCCCATCGATGTTCACTGGCGGCTTAATCGGTCTGATGGGTGGGTTCATGTACGCCTATCAGAACTCTGCGGGACGGCTGATGGGTTTCTTCCCCAACGACGAGGAGGTAGCTCGGTACAAGAAATATAATAAGTAG
- the LOC116258955 gene encoding probable carboxylesterase 17, with protein MGTLSLAEPALNKPGNKDQSRKLAAEITGLIKVYTDGHVDRFPVISEVPWSYAPEAGTISRDVMINKLTGLWARIYAPRQAAHHAKLPLVIYFHGGGFCLGSPAWKCYHEFLVKLASKANCVIISVNYRLAPENRLPAAYEDGLSTVEWARRQALGETSSENSWWSTLCDFSRVFLAGDSAGANIAYNVVATLSGRAVKPLSLRGLILIQPFFGGEARLASERINAERANTALSLAASDTFWQLALPVVGGTAANRNHPWCNPLANSSQSLHELHLPQSLVCISEMDVLRDRNLEFCAAMRRAGKKVDHVIYKGVGHAFQVLQDSPFSNSRAIEMITHVAAFVKK; from the coding sequence ATGGGGACTCTTTCCCTGGCTGAGCCTGCACTCAACAAACCAGGTAATAAGGATCAAAGCAGGAAGTTGGCCGCCGAAATTACGGGTCTGATCAAGGTCTACACGGATGGCCATGTGGATCGGTTCCCTGTTATCAGTGAAGTACCTTGGAGCTACGCACCAGAGGCTGGCACGATCTCAAGAGATGTAATGATCAACAAATTAACTGGTCTGTGGGCTCGAATATATGCACCGAGACAGGCTGCTCACCATGCCAAGCTGCCACTGGTGATTTACTTTCATGGTGGTGGCTTCTGTCTTGGCTCGCCTGCATGGAAATGCTACCATGAGTTCTTGGTCAAGCTTGCTTCTAAAGCCAACTGCGTGATCATCTCAGTGAACTATCGTCTTGCACCTGAGAATCGTTTACCAGCAGCTTATGAGGATGGCCTAAGTACCGTAGAATGGGCGAGGAGGCAGGCCCTGGGGGAGACTTCGAGCGAGAACTCATGGTGGAGCACCCTGTGCGACTTCTCGAGGGTGTTCCTTGCGGGAGATAGTGCAGGAGCAAACATTGCATACAATGTAGTGGCCACACTTTCCGGCAGAGCAGTGAAGCCACTGTCACTGAGAGGCCTCATTCTGATACAGCCATTCTTTGGTGGAGAAGCCCGGTTGGCATCGGAGAGAATCAACGCTGAGCGAGCTAATACAGCACTGAGCTTGGCAGCTTCAGACACGTTTTGGCAGCTAGCTTTGCCAGTTGTTGGTGGTACTGCTGCTAACCGCAACCACCCTTGGTGTAACCCCTTGGCCAACAGCTCACAATCTTTGCATGAACTGCACCTACCTCAAAGTCTTGTTTGCATATCAGAAATGGATGTTCTCAGGGACAGGAATCTAGAGTTCTGTGCCGCCATGAGAAGGGCAGGAAAGAAGGTGGACCATGTTATTTACAAAGGAGTCGGTCATGCATTCCAAGTACttcaggattctcccttctctAACAGTAGAGCCATCGAGATGATAACCCACGTTGCGGCCTTCGTCAAGAAATAA